A section of the Leptotrichia buccalis C-1013-b genome encodes:
- the rlmD gene encoding 23S rRNA (uracil(1939)-C(5))-methyltransferase RlmD has product MEKTEKKSLKKGDLIQLKIVNLDTKGRAYGFFDENKIYVNINAAENQVVEGIFVKRRKKFELIHCKIIDFAGRQNVIYDDIERQNGGCNYQYYTYDEQLEIKTEHIKKELDRIIKYDYIFEEPVRSVKPDKYRNKMEFSFGNAAKGGPIILGLHKQNSFHDIVEVDGLKLMDDNFNKIYVFCNEFCKKTGFDFYHRLDHIGFFRNLVIRKAEFTKQILVNIVTTTQISEMEKEKFQKEFKEGLLALNLDDNFKITGILHTFNDNFSDMVISESETILYGERDLTEEIFGLKFKISPYSFFQTNSQTVEKLYGKVLTYLEEIENIKIDEATVFDLFSGTGTIGQIVSKKAKQVYGIELVPEAVEKANENAKLNNIQNAHFIAGDVFAKLDEFDNDGIKPDILILDPPRAGVGEKTITKLVKYNTKNIIYVSCNPKTLMTDLIKFGEFGYRLVRCSVVDMFPVTPHLEVVCLLEKFKI; this is encoded by the coding sequence ATGGAAAAAACGGAAAAGAAAAGTTTGAAAAAAGGAGACTTGATACAGTTAAAAATTGTAAATCTCGATACTAAGGGCAGAGCCTATGGCTTTTTTGATGAAAATAAAATTTATGTGAATATTAATGCTGCAGAAAATCAAGTTGTTGAAGGAATTTTTGTAAAAAGGCGGAAAAAGTTTGAGCTGATACATTGTAAAATTATTGACTTTGCTGGAAGGCAAAATGTGATATATGATGATATTGAAAGACAAAATGGAGGCTGTAACTACCAGTATTATACATATGACGAGCAACTTGAAATAAAGACAGAGCATATAAAAAAAGAATTAGATAGGATTATTAAGTATGATTATATTTTTGAAGAACCTGTCAGAAGTGTAAAGCCTGATAAATATAGAAATAAAATGGAATTTAGCTTTGGAAATGCTGCAAAAGGAGGGCCTATAATTTTAGGACTTCATAAACAGAACAGCTTTCATGACATTGTAGAAGTTGATGGACTGAAATTAATGGATGATAATTTTAATAAAATTTATGTTTTTTGTAATGAATTTTGTAAAAAGACAGGTTTTGATTTTTATCATAGGCTAGATCATATAGGTTTTTTTAGAAATCTTGTAATTAGAAAGGCAGAATTTACAAAACAGATTTTGGTAAATATTGTAACAACGACACAAATTAGTGAAATGGAAAAGGAAAAATTTCAAAAGGAGTTTAAGGAAGGATTATTAGCCTTAAATTTAGATGATAATTTTAAAATTACTGGAATTTTACACACATTTAACGATAATTTTTCGGATATGGTTATTTCTGAAAGTGAAACGATTTTGTATGGAGAACGTGATTTAACAGAGGAAATTTTTGGATTAAAATTTAAAATCAGCCCATACAGTTTTTTTCAGACAAATTCCCAGACAGTTGAAAAATTATATGGAAAAGTCTTAACATACCTTGAAGAAATTGAAAATATAAAAATTGATGAAGCAACAGTTTTTGACTTATTCAGTGGAACTGGTACAATCGGACAAATTGTTTCAAAAAAGGCAAAGCAGGTTTATGGAATCGAATTAGTGCCAGAAGCGGTAGAAAAGGCTAATGAGAATGCAAAATTAAATAATATTCAGAATGCACATTTTATCGCAGGAGATGTTTTTGCAAAATTGGATGAGTTTGATAATGATGGAATCAAGCCAGATATTTTAATTTTGGATCCGCCACGTGCTGGAGTAGGTGAAAAAACTATCACAAAGCTGGTAAAATACAATACTAAAAATATAATTTATGTGTCTTGTAATCCAAAAACTTTGATGACGGATTTGATAAAATTTGGGGAGTTTGGGTATAGACTAGTTAGGTGTTCGGTGGTGGATATGTTCCCGGTTACGCCGCATTTGGAGGTTGTTTGCTTGCTAGAGAAATTTAAAATTTAA
- a CDS encoding citrate/2-methylcitrate synthase, which yields MKSDFINELGILFNQNNSISDDDYNKLNVKRGLRNKNGTGVLVGLTKIGSVQGYTVDKKGKKIPEEGKLYYRGIAIDKLIKQFGKEKSFSFEKTMFLLLFGKVPSNFELKMFISTLKEYRHLPDEFIEDFILRKPSADIMNQLQRAVLCLYTLDSNPDDVDLSNLIDQSLNLIAKFPSLLVYCYQACNYKHFNESLIIHNPVEEYSIAENILHMLRIDNKFTPLEAEILDLILVIHAEHGGGNNSTFTSHVVSSTRTDTYSSISASIGSLKGPMHGGANSMVTQMIEDMKKNTNPYDEAKLKEYLKGIFEKQLFDKKGRIYGMGHAVYTVSDPRAVILKKRARELAREKDALEEFELFSNVEKFTKEIGKELKGKDFEICANVDLYSGFVYKLLNIPPNIFTPLFALSRIASWNAHRMEQILVDKKLIRPAYKAIDEDGNVFL from the coding sequence ATGAAAAGTGATTTTATAAATGAACTCGGCATTTTATTTAACCAGAATAATTCTATTTCTGATGATGATTATAACAAGTTAAACGTGAAAAGGGGGCTTAGGAATAAAAATGGAACAGGTGTTTTAGTTGGGCTTACTAAAATCGGTTCGGTTCAAGGGTATACGGTGGATAAAAAAGGAAAAAAAATTCCAGAGGAAGGAAAACTCTATTATCGAGGAATAGCAATTGATAAACTTATAAAACAATTTGGAAAAGAAAAATCTTTTTCCTTTGAAAAAACAATGTTTTTACTACTTTTTGGAAAAGTACCATCGAATTTTGAATTAAAGATGTTTATAAGTACATTAAAAGAGTATCGTCACCTGCCTGATGAATTTATAGAAGATTTTATTTTACGAAAACCTAGTGCAGATATTATGAATCAGCTTCAAAGGGCAGTCTTGTGTCTTTATACTTTGGATTCAAACCCAGATGACGTTGATTTATCAAATCTTATTGACCAGTCATTAAATTTAATTGCAAAATTTCCAAGTTTACTTGTTTATTGTTATCAAGCCTGTAACTACAAGCATTTTAATGAAAGTTTGATAATTCACAATCCAGTGGAGGAATACAGCATTGCGGAAAATATTCTTCATATGCTGAGAATTGACAATAAATTTACACCACTGGAAGCTGAAATACTGGATTTAATTTTAGTTATTCATGCAGAACACGGTGGAGGAAATAATTCAACTTTTACATCACACGTAGTTTCTTCCACGAGGACGGATACTTATTCATCAATTTCCGCTTCAATTGGTTCATTAAAAGGGCCTATGCATGGCGGAGCAAATTCAATGGTTACGCAAATGATAGAAGATATGAAAAAAAACACGAATCCTTATGATGAAGCCAAACTAAAGGAATATTTAAAAGGAATATTTGAAAAACAATTATTTGACAAAAAAGGAAGAATCTATGGAATGGGGCATGCAGTTTATACAGTATCAGATCCACGTGCTGTAATTTTAAAGAAAAGAGCCCGTGAACTTGCACGCGAAAAAGATGCACTTGAAGAATTTGAGTTATTTTCAAATGTTGAAAAATTTACGAAGGAAATAGGGAAGGAACTGAAAGGCAAAGATTTTGAAATTTGTGCAAATGTTGACTTGTATTCAGGATTTGTCTATAAACTTTTGAATATACCGCCAAATATATTTACACCGCTTTTTGCATTGTCAAGAATAGCTAGCTGGAATGCACATAGGATGGAGCAGATTCTTGTGGATAAAAAATTAATAAGACCTGCCTATAAGGCAATTGATGAAGATGGAAATGTATTTTTATAA